From Haemorhous mexicanus isolate bHaeMex1 chromosome 1, bHaeMex1.pri, whole genome shotgun sequence, one genomic window encodes:
- the LOC132323741 gene encoding proline-rich protein 2-like, which yields MRSTARPLGGRATPGLPYGRGPRGPGIPGTAAGPGSGWCSGAGGGGMASTGGPLPVPSSVLPVPAPAPLRQRTHLPAPQHPPPRAVSRTHLPQWPPPPPRVRRAPPPPRRQRHGTAPHPPFRRPPARPLRGGGAAAGRNQEVNGGGGRQRVPALPFPAPPRAPRPTDGSGGWPGAAADRLCPLRVNGPGVRVPGGEMRVL from the coding sequence ATGCGGAGCACCGCGCGGCCCTTGGGCGGCCGCGCCACCCCCGGGCTCCCGTACGGCCGGGGGCCGCGCGGGCCGGGGATACCGGGGacagcggcggggccggggagcGGCTGGTGCAGCGGCGCAGGCGGCGGCGGGATGGCATCCACCGGCGGCCCTCTCCCggttcccagctctgtgctcccagttcccgctcccgccccgctccgccagCGCACACACCTGCCcgccccccagcaccccccgcCCCGCGCTGTCAGTCGCACCCACCTACCCCAgtggccgccgccgccgccgcgggtCCGGcgcgccccgccgcccccgcgccggcagcggcacggcacggcaccgCACCCCCCCttccgccgcccgcccgcccgccccttGCGCGGAGGTGGAGCGGCCGCCGGGAGGAACCAGGAAGTGaacggcggcggcgggaggcaGCGCGTCCCGGCCCTGCCCTTCCCCGCCCCGCCAAGGGCTCCCCGGCCCACGGACGGCAGCGGCGGCTGGCCCGGTGCGGCTGCGGACCGCCTGTGCCCACTGCGCGTTAACGGCCCGGGCGTGCGGGTGCCTGGGGGGGAAATGCGCGTTTTGTGA